From Jeotgalibacillus haloalkalitolerans:
TCCGCTGTGAAATCTTTCACCTGCATCTGCTTAAATTGAATTAAGTCTCCAAGACCTGCTTCTATCGCATTTTCTTTCGCAACTTCAATCATTTTGTGATCTACATCTGTTCCATAAATTTCAAGCGGTTGATCATAATTTGCAGCCGCTTCTGCATCTTCTCTAACTTTGTCCCAGATAGAACCGGGGATGATTGGCCATTCTTCTGAAATAAATTCACGATTGAAGCCAGGTGCAATATTCTGTCCGATTAATGCTGCTTCAATCGGAATTGTACCCGATCCGCAAAACGGGTCATGAAAAGGTCTGTCAGGACGCCAGTTTGTTAATTTGATCAGGGCCGCTGCCATTGTTTCTTTCAAAGGAGCTTCCCCCTGGCCTGTCCGGTAACCCCGTTTGTGAAGTCCGGCTCCACTTGTATCTACAGTTAGTGTAACTTTATCATTTCTGATCGCCACTTCAATTTTATAAGTCGGACCGCTTTCTTCAAGAAAACTCATTCTCTTATAAGCCGCCTTCATCCGTTCAACAATTGCTTTTTTCACGATTGACTGACAGTCCGGCACACTGTAAAGCTTTGATTTAACGGATTTCCCAGATACCGGAAATGCTGCATCCACAGCCATTAGCGTCTCCCATGGAATCGCTTTTGTACCTTCGAACAGCTGGTCAAATGAATAAGCATTAAATTCACCCATGACAATCTTTACTCTGTCCGCAGTACGAAGCCACATGTTGGCTTTTACAATCGCAAGCTCGTCACCTTCAAAAAATATTTTACCGTTCTCTACCGTTGTTTCATAACCAAGGTCTTTCACTTCTCTTGCAACAATTGATTCCAGACCCATTGCTGCAGTAGCAACTAATTTATAAGTAGCCATATGTCACCTCTGATAATGTTTATTCTATATTCATCATACCCTGATTCGAAAGAAAAAAGGCAGACCTCCTGATTACGGTCATGCCTTCTGATCATGTCATTATAATATTGGTCAACCAGCTAATGGTCTGTAAGCCATGTTTTGTTCAAGCGTACTTTAGCGCCTGTTAAGCTTGTACGACAAGCGGCAATCATCTATCTGCCGGCAATTATGCCGGCCTCTCCCTTTGTTCATTTCCTCCGGGAAAGTGCCTCTACCATTGTTTGAGTTTCTCACTCGTGGGGTTTACCTCGTTCCACTTCCATCATTTCTGACAGAACTTCGTCACTGTGGCACTTTCAAGAGATGCATACCATATCTGTCAGACTTAGGTATCTTCTCTGCCGTCAGCCTGATCCAACAGACTGCCTCCGCTTATTTTTTCGCGAAGCACGAACACTACGGGCATCTCAGCACCGTGTGAGCATGGACTTTCCTCTGCTATAAGCAGCAATTGCCCAACCATTTAGCCGGTTTCGCCAAAATCAAATTATACAGTGAACAGTTACAATAAGCAAGAAGCTTTTTCTACCTGTCTTCGTATAATTTTCTTCCGAACACTTCTTTTTCCAAATTGGACAGTCTTTTCAGAATATCAAAGTTTGTTGTCCCGCTGGCAGTTGTTTGAGGCTGAGTCTGCTGCACAGTTGATCTGCGCTGAGGTTCAGGACTCTTCTGTGCTCTTTTCAGCTCATTTTCCAGTGTTTCAATTCTTTCTGCAAATGCTTCATAATCCTTAATGATCTGATCAAGAAAAGCATCTACTTCTTCAGGCTTATAACCTCTCATCGCTGTTTTAAATTCTCGTTCAAGTATTTCTTTTGCAGTTAATTGTGCCACGTCATTTTTCATTATATTCACCTCGGCTATCGTATCCAGTATATTTATTTTTCCAAAAAGCAGGTCGCTTGTCAATCAGGTTCTGATTCACTTAATACAGCTTCCTCTGCAATCCATTGTAAATCCTGAAAATCGATCCTGATAATTTCCAGCTTATTTTGTTCAGCATATGTCTCAGCTTTCTTTAATAAAAAGGCTGGAGAGCCATCTTTTTCTTCGTCATGGATCAACAGCAAACCATCAGCCTTATTCAGTAAGAAATCATCTCTGTTTCTGAACTGGGAAGGATCAGTATAAGGCTTATTTGAAACTGAGGCAGTAAAGTCAGCACTTTTTAATATGTTTTGATAATTCGTCTGGTTTTCTTCATTCCATTTCTCTTCCTGACTTAAAAAAGGTGTAATGACTGCAAGCTGTAAAGCTGGATATTCAGCTTTTAACTGAATAACTGCTTCAGCAGCCCATTGTTCCACACCGAGACCGCCGGATACAATGACCCACTCAAGCCCTTCATCAATCAGTGTGACCAGACGCTGTCTGATTGCTTTTTTAATCACTCCGACAGCAGGATCACCGGATTTGAAAATACCCAGCTCATGGGATTTATATCCGGAAATAACAAGTGTTTTCATGTAATCACCGTAATTTCTGTAAGAAATAAAAGCGGCGGGACTATTTTATCCTGCCGCTTCAAAATACATAAATTCAGCTATTTATCTGTTACTTTAATATTTATAATACAGAAAGCTGATCTCCAATGGCTGAGAACACGTAAGCAGTAGCACCAATCACGAAGAAAAACAACAATAACAGTAATTTTCTCATACTTTCAACCCCAAATAAATTCAATAATTTAATAGTACAA
This genomic window contains:
- a CDS encoding THUMP domain-containing class I SAM-dependent RNA methyltransferase, whose protein sequence is MATYKLVATAAMGLESIVAREVKDLGYETTVENGKIFFEGDELAIVKANMWLRTADRVKIVMGEFNAYSFDQLFEGTKAIPWETLMAVDAAFPVSGKSVKSKLYSVPDCQSIVKKAIVERMKAAYKRMSFLEESGPTYKIEVAIRNDKVTLTVDTSGAGLHKRGYRTGQGEAPLKETMAAALIKLTNWRPDRPFHDPFCGSGTIPIEAALIGQNIAPGFNREFISEEWPIIPGSIWDKVREDAEAAANYDQPLEIYGTDVDHKMIEVAKENAIEAGLGDLIQFKQMQVKDFTADNDYGVIVGNPPYGERIGEEEEVEKMYRDMGQVFEQYPTWSKYIITSHPHFEDLYGKKATKKRKLFNGFIRTDYYQYFGQRPKRKND
- a CDS encoding DUF1273 domain-containing protein, which gives rise to MKTLVISGYKSHELGIFKSGDPAVGVIKKAIRQRLVTLIDEGLEWVIVSGGLGVEQWAAEAVIQLKAEYPALQLAVITPFLSQEEKWNEENQTNYQNILKSADFTASVSNKPYTDPSQFRNRDDFLLNKADGLLLIHDEEKDGSPAFLLKKAETYAEQNKLEIIRIDFQDLQWIAEEAVLSESEPD
- the gpsB gene encoding cell division regulator GpsB, which produces MKNDVAQLTAKEILEREFKTAMRGYKPEEVDAFLDQIIKDYEAFAERIETLENELKRAQKSPEPQRRSTVQQTQPQTTASGTTNFDILKRLSNLEKEVFGRKLYEDR